In the Anguilla anguilla isolate fAngAng1 chromosome 7, fAngAng1.pri, whole genome shotgun sequence genome, one interval contains:
- the LOC118232391 gene encoding syncytin-1-like isoform X4: MLPSNMLNSFVIIITVLSHGGVSAVDNNIYMQLVHMTAKHANKTGCYVCGLIPHSVALGVPMMSVPIASKYNTADSDSKSELVTRPKHICDPEPINIALSLGPYLWCLKQNGSIYVGETLDCNTVINYHDKPVQNHTAMGVYWVCGNNAYSELPNSWSGICALGHLVPAMRITSILPDRVRYERSTDVFGTHHQSVWNRALGALIPTYGVMSALDQIGDLSKEVELLANSTALGLGKISEELTAVRVMALQNRAALDYILSAQGGTCKIIGIECCSYIPDNQDDLKRVISKINDVSRSAHEISPTTPGFLEWLSSYLGDLGKIVVEYIFLIILGLTVLALIIKGVKLIFVQLICGKTNEQTTQVVHYTKTPTAYII, encoded by the coding sequence ATGCTCCCATCCAACATGCTGaattcatttgtaattataatCACAGTTTTGAGCCATGGTGGAGTAAGTGCTGTGGACAATAACATTTACATGCAATTAGTTCACATGACAGCCAAACATGCAAATAAGACTGGCTGCTATGTCTGTGGATTAATACCACATTCTGTCGCACTTGGTGTTCCAATGATGTCCGTACCTATCGCCTCCAAGTATAACACTGCAGATAGCGATAGCAAAAGTGAACTTGTTACCAGACCTAAACATATATGTGATCCTGAACCCATTAACATTGCTCTGTCTCTTGGCCCATATCTGTGGTGcctcaaacaaaatggctctaTTTATGTTGGAGAGACCCTGGACTGCAATACGGTTATTAACTACCATGATAAACCTGTACAAAACCACACAGCTATGGGAGTCTATTGGGTTTGTGGGAACAATGCCTATTCTGAGTTGCCTAattcatggtctggtatctgcgcCTTAGGACATTTGGTCCCGGCCATGAGAATTACATCTATTCTACCGGACCGAGTCAGATATGAAAGATCAACTGACGTCTTTGGAACTCACCATCAGTCTGTTTGGAACAGAGCACTTGGTGCTCTCATTCCTACTTATGGGGTTATGTCCGCTCTAGATCAAATTGGCGACCTCTCCAAAGAGGTAGAGCTTTTGGCCAATAGCACGGCATTAGGTCTAGGCAAAATTTCAGAGGAATTGACAGCTGTCAGAGTGATGGCTCTACAGAACAGAGCTGCATTAGATTATATCCTCTCAGCTCAGGGTGGGACATGTAAAATAATTGGCATCGAATGCTGTTCCTATATTCCCGATAATCAGGATGACCTGAAACGTGTGATCTCAAAAATCAATGATGTTTCCCGGTCCGCACATGAAATATCACCTACAACACCTGGTTTTCTTGAATGGTTATCGAGCTATTTGGGTGACCTTGGCAAAATTGtagttgaatacatttttctgattaTACTGGGATTAACTGTACTGGCATTGATAATTAAaggtgtgaaattaattttcgtaCAGTTAATCTGTGGTAAAACTAATGAGCAAACCACACAAGTTGTTCACTATACAAAGACTCCGACAGCATACATAATATAG